The following proteins are encoded in a genomic region of Bradyrhizobium sp. SK17:
- a CDS encoding helix-turn-helix domain-containing protein: MTSQHREPTIFRFSTADLPERDRLAIFREEFGRQLVKLDPEPLTEDSYHCETTLRAWPGLSIGHSAFAGLRIGRPLELLDGVDDLGLVLGISGNLRVSQVGREIALGAGDALLTSSAEVGSITYPELTRIITLRVPRKALAALVRNPEDLLMRPLPRASETLRLLMHYARGLDCSCRLASPGLRHLVVAHVVDLVALVIGATGDGMVVAEHGGLAAARLDAVKADIRRRIGEPGLSLTAVAKRLEITPRRIQRLFAGEQSTFSHFVLGQRLAHSHRLLTDPRRSDRSISAVAFEAGFGDLSYFNRTFRRHFGATPSEIRAAARREVRRP, from the coding sequence ATGACATCGCAGCACCGAGAGCCCACCATCTTCCGATTCTCGACGGCGGATTTGCCGGAGCGGGATCGGCTGGCGATATTCCGGGAGGAGTTCGGGCGCCAACTGGTGAAGCTTGATCCGGAGCCGCTCACCGAGGATTCGTATCACTGCGAGACGACCTTGCGCGCGTGGCCCGGACTCTCGATCGGGCACTCAGCGTTCGCCGGGCTGCGCATCGGCAGACCGCTCGAACTGCTGGATGGGGTCGATGATCTCGGACTGGTGCTCGGTATCAGCGGCAATCTTCGGGTGTCGCAAGTGGGTCGAGAGATTGCGCTCGGCGCCGGTGATGCGCTTCTGACCTCGAGCGCGGAGGTGGGGAGCATCACCTATCCCGAACTGACGCGCATCATCACGTTGCGGGTGCCGCGCAAGGCGCTCGCGGCGTTGGTGCGCAATCCCGAAGACTTGCTGATGCGCCCGCTGCCGCGCGCCAGCGAGACACTGCGGCTGCTCATGCACTATGCCAGGGGACTCGATTGCTCCTGTCGATTGGCGAGCCCCGGATTGCGACATCTCGTCGTTGCCCATGTGGTCGATCTCGTGGCGCTGGTGATCGGCGCGACCGGAGACGGGATGGTTGTGGCGGAACACGGTGGACTGGCAGCGGCGCGGCTCGACGCCGTCAAGGCCGACATCCGTCGCAGGATTGGGGAGCCGGGCCTCAGCCTGACCGCTGTGGCAAAGCGTCTGGAGATCACGCCGCGGCGCATCCAGCGGCTGTTCGCGGGCGAGCAGTCGACGTTTTCGCATTTCGTACTTGGCCAACGGCTGGCGCACAGCCATCGCCTGCTGACCGATCCGCGCCGCAGCGATCGCAGCATCAGTGCCGTTGCGTTTGAAGCCGGGTTCGGCGATCTGTCCTACTTCAACCGCACCTTCCGCAGGCACTTCGGCGCCACGCCCTCGGAGATACGCGCTGCGGCACGGCGCGAGGTTCGGCGTCCGTAG
- a CDS encoding TspO/MBR family protein translates to MRYGRLVLFVIAVLGAGFAIGYLNRPGAWYAALSKPAFNPPNWVFAPVWSIVYLLVAVAGWRVREQGSSSGWRLWLTQMALNFAWSPIFFGLHQPGVALAVIAALLLAIVAFQIATWKADRISAILFAPYAVWVAFASLLNFEIVRLN, encoded by the coding sequence ATGAGGTATGGTCGACTGGTCCTGTTCGTGATCGCGGTGCTCGGCGCCGGATTTGCGATCGGATATCTGAACAGGCCCGGTGCCTGGTACGCAGCCTTGAGCAAGCCCGCGTTCAACCCGCCGAACTGGGTGTTCGCTCCGGTCTGGTCGATCGTCTATCTGTTGGTCGCCGTTGCAGGCTGGCGTGTTCGGGAGCAGGGCTCGTCTTCCGGCTGGCGCCTTTGGTTGACGCAAATGGCCCTGAACTTCGCATGGTCGCCGATATTCTTCGGCCTGCATCAGCCCGGTGTTGCGCTTGCCGTCATCGCTGCACTGCTGTTGGCGATCGTCGCCTTCCAGATCGCGACCTGGAAGGCCGACAGGATCAGCGCTATCCTGTTCGCGCCTTACGCCGTGTGGGTGGCGTTTGCCTCGCTGCTGAACTTCGAGATTGTTCGCTTGAACTAG
- a CDS encoding TetR/AcrR family transcriptional regulator codes for MKKTVEASAKRPAKALSSEVATGSRSHRNANGPRAADRIRASASELFYREGIRAVGVDEVVERAGVTKPSLYRSFASKDDLAAAYMRDYDLDFWEKFENPGGKSYSDPREHVLAYIRVLSTRAVRERYRGCGLSNATIEYPARDNPARQVAEAHKKVFRRRLRELAAGMGARQPAVLGDALLLLIEGIYSTGQQSEDGPAQSAVTVAKLLIDASLAKG; via the coding sequence ATGAAGAAAACCGTTGAAGCATCCGCGAAGCGCCCGGCCAAAGCGCTTTCGAGCGAAGTGGCGACCGGTTCGCGGTCCCATCGCAACGCGAACGGCCCCAGGGCCGCCGACCGGATTCGCGCCTCCGCCAGCGAGCTGTTCTATCGCGAAGGCATCCGCGCCGTCGGCGTCGACGAGGTGGTGGAGCGGGCCGGCGTCACCAAGCCGAGCCTCTATCGCAGCTTCGCCTCCAAGGACGATCTCGCGGCTGCCTATATGCGCGACTACGATCTGGATTTCTGGGAGAAGTTCGAGAACCCCGGCGGCAAATCATACAGCGACCCGCGCGAGCACGTGCTGGCCTATATCCGCGTGCTGTCGACGCGCGCGGTGCGCGAGCGCTATCGCGGCTGCGGGCTGAGCAACGCCACGATCGAATATCCGGCGCGGGACAACCCCGCGCGGCAGGTCGCTGAAGCCCACAAGAAAGTATTCCGCAGGCGCCTGCGCGAGCTCGCCGCCGGCATGGGCGCGCGCCAGCCCGCCGTGCTCGGCGACGCGCTGTTGCTCCTGATCGAAGGCATCTACAGCACCGGCCAGCAGTCCGAAGACGGCCCGGCGCAGTCGGCGGTGACGGTGGCGAAGCTGTTGATCGATGCGAGCCTGGCGAAGGGGTGA
- a CDS encoding PEP-CTERM sorting domain-containing protein — MVKALAAIGLTCAATSSLVAAPAAASTVLPNLPAAAYSLLVTASNPANFLQTNTSTTPGTLGTSVAGASAGAEAVGAVDQIPAYASNVTPGLAFVGASVGVNNGSGNAVGYATYYMEVLGPVGMVNVTMNYHGGIVATGNVNPGNTVGFFLAVNPASPGGARPGDDIDNSGNAIWAAQQVNRTGTGLQLLNGSTSATTTSSISSLGQISAAPTSESAELDTNTIYQITMEAYVNAFSTGAGTLDAYLDPTFVIAAGVSDPQDYSFAFSQGIANGVPEPASWAMMMIGFCGLGVMSYRRKRRIDWLRARGQISKWRPTMSPGRLSPSGSLGIVGFFQGKIDAL, encoded by the coding sequence ATGGTGAAGGCTCTCGCGGCGATCGGCCTTACATGCGCGGCAACAAGCTCGCTGGTCGCGGCACCGGCGGCGGCCAGCACGGTGCTGCCGAACTTGCCGGCGGCAGCCTATTCGTTGCTGGTGACCGCCAGCAACCCGGCCAATTTCCTGCAAACCAACACATCGACAACGCCCGGCACGCTGGGCACGTCGGTTGCCGGCGCCAGTGCCGGCGCGGAGGCGGTCGGCGCGGTGGACCAGATCCCGGCCTATGCGAGCAACGTGACGCCAGGGCTTGCCTTCGTCGGCGCGTCGGTCGGCGTCAACAATGGCAGCGGCAATGCGGTCGGCTACGCCACTTACTACATGGAGGTGCTTGGTCCGGTCGGGATGGTCAACGTGACGATGAACTACCACGGCGGCATCGTCGCCACCGGCAACGTCAACCCCGGCAACACCGTGGGATTTTTCCTGGCCGTCAATCCGGCGTCGCCGGGAGGCGCGCGCCCCGGTGACGACATCGACAATTCCGGCAACGCCATCTGGGCCGCGCAGCAGGTCAACCGCACCGGCACCGGGCTCCAGCTTCTGAACGGATCGACCAGCGCGACGACGACCAGTTCGATCAGCTCGCTCGGACAGATCTCCGCCGCCCCGACCTCGGAAAGCGCGGAGCTCGACACCAACACCATCTATCAGATCACGATGGAAGCCTATGTAAACGCCTTCAGCACCGGCGCCGGCACGCTGGACGCCTACCTCGATCCGACCTTCGTGATCGCCGCCGGCGTGTCCGACCCGCAGGACTACTCATTCGCATTCAGCCAGGGCATTGCCAATGGCGTGCCTGAGCCGGCGTCGTGGGCGATGATGATGATCGGGTTCTGTGGTCTGGGGGTGATGTCGTATCGGCGGAAACGGCGGATAGATTGGCTTAGGGCACGCGGCCAAATATCGAAATGGCGTCCGACGATGTCACCGGGACGTCTTTCTCCCTCAGGCTCTCTTGGCATCGTCGGTTTCTTTCAAGGCAAGATTGACGCCCTCTAG
- the fabF gene encoding beta-ketoacyl-ACP synthase II, translating into MRRIVVTGLGTVSPLGCGTELVWSRLLSGQSGLRTLPEWAMSLPARIAGMVPDKADDAEGGFDPDLAAPRKDHKKMDRFILFALLAAAEAVAQAGWTPAEARAQERTATVIATGIGGFPAIADAVRTVETSGTRRLSPFTVPAFLANLAAGHISIRYGTKGAIGAPVTACAASVQAIGDAARLIRSDEADVAICGGAEACIDPVSLGGFAAARALSTSFNEQPARASRPFDRGRDGFVMGEGAGVLVIEELDHALRRGAKPIAEIVGFGTTADAYHITAGPEDGDGARRAMEIALRQAGLRASEIQHLNAHSTSTPVGDLGEIAAIKRVFGRDGGIAVSATKSATGHLLGAAGGIEAIFTILALRDQVAPPTLNLENADPAAEGIDLVAKIARRMTIEHAISNGFGFGGVNASLVFRRWA; encoded by the coding sequence ATGCGTCGAATTGTCGTAACGGGCCTCGGGACAGTGTCCCCGCTGGGCTGTGGCACCGAGTTGGTCTGGTCACGGCTGCTGTCGGGGCAATCCGGGCTCCGGACACTGCCGGAGTGGGCGATGTCGCTTCCGGCGCGTATCGCGGGGATGGTGCCTGACAAGGCCGACGATGCCGAAGGCGGCTTCGATCCCGATCTGGCGGCGCCGCGCAAGGACCACAAGAAGATGGACCGTTTCATCCTGTTCGCGCTGCTGGCCGCTGCGGAGGCTGTCGCGCAGGCAGGCTGGACGCCGGCCGAGGCGCGGGCGCAGGAGCGTACCGCGACGGTGATCGCAACCGGGATCGGCGGGTTTCCCGCGATCGCGGATGCCGTGCGCACGGTGGAGACAAGCGGCACGCGCCGGCTGTCGCCGTTCACGGTGCCGGCCTTCCTGGCCAATCTCGCGGCCGGGCACATCAGCATCCGCTATGGCACCAAGGGTGCGATCGGCGCGCCGGTGACCGCGTGTGCTGCGAGCGTTCAGGCGATCGGCGATGCCGCGCGGCTGATCAGGTCCGATGAGGCCGACGTTGCGATCTGCGGCGGCGCGGAGGCCTGCATCGATCCGGTGAGCCTTGGCGGCTTTGCCGCCGCGCGGGCGCTGTCGACGTCGTTCAACGAGCAGCCCGCCCGCGCCTCGCGGCCGTTCGACCGCGGCCGCGATGGGTTCGTGATGGGCGAAGGCGCGGGCGTGCTGGTGATCGAGGAGCTCGACCATGCGTTGCGACGCGGCGCCAAGCCGATCGCCGAGATCGTCGGCTTTGGCACGACGGCGGACGCCTATCACATCACCGCAGGTCCCGAAGATGGCGACGGCGCCCGCCGCGCCATGGAGATCGCGCTGCGGCAGGCCGGCTTGCGTGCGAGCGAGATCCAGCATCTCAACGCCCATTCGACATCGACGCCGGTCGGCGATCTCGGCGAGATCGCGGCGATCAAGCGCGTGTTCGGGCGCGACGGCGGGATTGCCGTCAGCGCGACCAAGTCGGCGACCGGGCATCTGCTGGGCGCCGCCGGCGGCATCGAGGCGATCTTCACCATCCTGGCGCTGCGCGACCAGGTCGCGCCGCCGACGCTCAACCTCGAGAACGCCGATCCGGCCGCCGAGGGTATCGACCTCGTCGCAAAAATCGCGCGGCGGATGACGATCGAGCACGCGATCTCGAACGGCTTTGGATTTGGCGGCGTCAACGCCAGCCTGGTGTTTCGGCGCTGGGCCTGA
- a CDS encoding ABC transporter substrate-binding protein, translating into MISRRAFSQGLIGSAALAVSPAWAADMPRLSWATFTPGFVPAFMDYTLAKGFDRANGVILDPPNPYSSLTSYYGDFVAGAFDICFGSWDTFAVHAFAGVPMRYLCGINPGSLLNIVIVSDEIKSLTDLRGKILAAPTASGTFRLMKSLLHSFYGFDLEKECTIQTVDHPLGGVTLLLADRADAALTWEPSVTIGAQKNPKLHVLLNMGELYQKHENAEMPFLGLAIRQQALEKYPGIADRLYKIFAAGCEAMNTEPQAAYGASEKTTGLPAATLVSATRSGRLKYVFVSMDDPKSRRAVIRSSEILAAEKDLPKPVTDSFFV; encoded by the coding sequence TTGATATCGCGAAGGGCATTTTCGCAAGGCCTGATCGGAAGCGCCGCGCTGGCGGTATCTCCGGCCTGGGCGGCGGATATGCCGCGCCTGAGCTGGGCGACATTCACGCCCGGCTTCGTGCCGGCCTTCATGGACTACACATTGGCGAAGGGGTTCGATCGCGCCAACGGGGTAATACTGGATCCGCCGAATCCGTACTCGTCGCTGACGAGCTATTACGGTGACTTCGTTGCCGGCGCGTTCGACATATGTTTCGGAAGCTGGGACACGTTTGCGGTGCACGCCTTCGCCGGCGTGCCGATGCGCTATCTGTGCGGTATCAATCCCGGCAGCCTTCTGAACATCGTCATCGTGTCGGATGAGATCAAATCGCTGACCGATTTGCGCGGCAAGATATTGGCGGCGCCGACCGCGTCGGGCACTTTCCGCCTGATGAAGTCACTGTTGCATAGTTTCTACGGTTTTGATTTGGAAAAAGAATGCACCATTCAGACCGTCGACCATCCGCTCGGCGGCGTCACGCTGCTGCTGGCCGATCGCGCGGACGCGGCGCTGACCTGGGAGCCGAGCGTCACCATCGGTGCGCAAAAGAATCCGAAGTTGCACGTATTGCTCAATATGGGCGAGCTCTATCAGAAGCACGAAAATGCCGAAATGCCGTTCCTCGGCCTCGCCATTCGCCAGCAGGCGCTCGAAAAATATCCGGGCATCGCCGACCGGCTCTACAAGATTTTTGCTGCGGGCTGCGAGGCAATGAACACCGAGCCGCAGGCCGCCTATGGCGCATCTGAAAAGACCACTGGCCTGCCGGCGGCGACGCTGGTCAGCGCCACGCGATCCGGTCGATTGAAATACGTTTTCGTGTCGATGGACGATCCGAAATCACGTCGGGCGGTGATCCGCAGCAGCGAGATTCTCGCGGCAGAAAAGGATCTGCCGAAGCCGGTGACGGACTCGTTCTTCGTCTAG
- a CDS encoding FAD-dependent oxidoreductase: MTESAESSNTIAAPVILVAREIPVAYEADVVVVGGGPGGFAAALQAARMGARTILIERFDMPGGVHTAGLQGSADVGVGGIHTELMQRFAQEGHIYTATESTHPGWAGNPLSHYERKKEPGSDFARMSFNPEGAGCVMAEMLQEAGVIALYGTSFIDAIVDRGSGNDTITAIVVENASGLQAVAGKIFIEASGTSELVARAGAPFVRGGGGQPNTAAWDGVNRPIPGGLLWTMSGIDLGKIVAYQQTAKDPVLAKAMAEATAAGDLPAGIYRPRMAGENVYGEHYIGHPTLDMSPISADGTYVLWQNVPYEWALHMDDNVADHAKAKGALRGFINAEAKFLRKYIPGFENASVASVGRFVGIRDGRHPVGEYVVNIGDVRSGCTFRDAVTKPMTKTFFWEGAVKHTFEVPFRCFLPKKIDNMILTGASLSFDYRTLFMVMRNFPWCTQTGEIAGFAAARCIEKRIKPKELKWTTPYF; the protein is encoded by the coding sequence ATGACCGAGTCAGCCGAATCTTCCAACACCATCGCAGCACCGGTGATCCTCGTCGCGCGCGAGATTCCGGTTGCCTATGAAGCCGATGTCGTCGTGGTCGGCGGCGGGCCGGGCGGCTTTGCGGCGGCGCTGCAAGCGGCGCGAATGGGCGCGCGCACCATCCTGATCGAGCGCTTTGACATGCCGGGCGGAGTCCACACCGCGGGCCTGCAGGGATCGGCCGACGTCGGCGTCGGCGGCATCCACACCGAGCTGATGCAGCGTTTCGCGCAGGAAGGCCACATCTATACGGCGACCGAAAGCACGCATCCCGGCTGGGCCGGCAATCCGCTCTCGCATTACGAGAGGAAGAAGGAGCCGGGTAGCGATTTCGCGCGCATGTCGTTCAATCCTGAAGGTGCCGGTTGCGTGATGGCCGAGATGCTGCAGGAGGCCGGTGTCATCGCGCTTTACGGCACGAGCTTTATCGATGCGATCGTCGATCGTGGCTCCGGCAACGACACCATCACCGCGATCGTGGTGGAGAATGCCAGCGGGCTGCAAGCCGTCGCCGGCAAGATCTTCATCGAGGCCTCCGGCACCAGCGAACTGGTGGCGCGGGCAGGGGCGCCGTTCGTGCGTGGCGGCGGCGGGCAACCGAACACTGCTGCATGGGACGGCGTTAATCGTCCGATCCCCGGCGGCTTGCTGTGGACCATGAGCGGCATCGATCTCGGCAAGATCGTGGCCTATCAGCAAACCGCGAAGGATCCAGTACTCGCCAAGGCGATGGCGGAAGCGACCGCGGCGGGCGATCTGCCAGCGGGCATCTACCGGCCGCGGATGGCCGGCGAGAATGTCTATGGCGAGCATTACATCGGCCATCCGACGTTGGACATGAGTCCGATATCGGCCGATGGTACGTATGTGCTGTGGCAGAACGTGCCTTACGAGTGGGCCCTGCATATGGACGACAATGTCGCCGACCATGCTAAGGCCAAGGGCGCGCTACGCGGCTTCATCAACGCCGAGGCAAAATTCCTGCGTAAATATATCCCGGGCTTCGAGAACGCCAGCGTCGCGAGCGTCGGGCGCTTCGTCGGTATTCGCGATGGCCGCCATCCGGTCGGCGAGTATGTCGTTAACATTGGTGACGTACGCTCAGGTTGCACCTTCCGCGATGCAGTGACCAAGCCGATGACCAAGACTTTCTTCTGGGAGGGCGCCGTCAAGCACACATTCGAGGTACCTTTCCGCTGCTTCCTGCCGAAGAAAATCGACAATATGATTCTGACCGGCGCATCGCTGTCGTTCGACTATAGAACGTTGTTCATGGTGATGCGCAATTTTCCGTGGTGCACGCAGACCGGCGAGATCGCTGGATTCGCCGCCGCGCGCTGCATCGAGAAACGCATCAAGCCTAAAGAGCTGAAATGGACAACACCGTACTTCTAG
- a CDS encoding Fic family protein: MAVSRGGVLFAHPNSIQNAIEYALKLGNNTTTMREKPGEVMGYLAYGHPFLDGNGRTIMVAHSILAQRAGFSIDWASTDKAAYLQALTKELDNPCKGILDKYLEPYIRVAVSDLKEHIATAKGLDGGRGDTDTVRGSNDDPAIQAEYKQQQLKRDERGKGQA, translated from the coding sequence ATCGCTGTCAGTCGAGGCGGCGTTTTATTCGCACATCCCAACTCCATTCAAAACGCGATCGAATACGCTTTGAAGCTCGGCAACAATACAACGACCATGCGCGAGAAGCCCGGTGAGGTCATGGGCTATTTGGCTTACGGCCATCCCTTTCTGGATGGCAATGGCCGCACGATTATGGTTGCTCACTCCATACTGGCTCAACGTGCGGGCTTCAGCATCGACTGGGCCTCCACAGACAAGGCCGCCTACCTACAAGCGCTCACGAAAGAGCTCGACAACCCCTGCAAAGGCATCCTCGACAAATATCTCGAACCTTACATCCGCGTGGCGGTGAGCGACCTCAAAGAGCACATCGCGACAGCCAAGGGGCTCGACGGAGGCAGAGGCGACACGGATACCGTTCGCGGAAGCAACGACGACCCCGCGATACAAGCCGAGTACAAACAGCAGCAGCTTAAGCGCGACGAGCGAGGCAAGGGCCAGGCATAA
- a CDS encoding MFS transporter encodes MPPASLQAAAVSRRPFGQNYAFVVVAVIFLALLASAGLRATPGVLMLPLQAAFGWDVGVISSSAAVGIFLYGLAGPFAAAVMQRFGIRRTVLGALALMSVSTGMSYFMTAPWQLFMSWGLLSGIGSGAVANVLGATIVNRWFTTNRGLVMGLLTASTATGTLIFMPGLAALVAWGGWKPVVLTVAACCAALIPLVYVLVPERPASIGLRSFGSTHDDQPAPPAAGNPFTAAIGNLVRAAQTRAFWFLFATFFICGFTTNGLVGTHLIAFCGDHGIVEVQAASLLALMGFFDLFGTTLSGWLTDRFDPRKLLFLYYGLRGLSLIYLPYSDFSLVSLSVFAVFYGLDWIATVPPTVRIANEAFGDKNAPLVFGWVVAGHQLGAACAAFFAGFMRSAQGDYLQAFMIAGLTGIVAAVLSLLITRRPAQPVLAAA; translated from the coding sequence ATGCCCCCTGCCTCGCTTCAAGCTGCCGCCGTGTCGCGGCGCCCGTTCGGCCAGAATTACGCCTTCGTCGTCGTCGCCGTGATCTTCCTGGCGCTGCTCGCCTCCGCCGGATTGCGCGCGACGCCGGGCGTGCTGATGCTGCCGCTGCAAGCGGCGTTCGGCTGGGATGTCGGCGTGATCTCGTCATCGGCCGCGGTCGGCATCTTCCTCTACGGCCTCGCCGGGCCGTTCGCCGCCGCCGTGATGCAGCGCTTCGGCATCCGCCGCACCGTGCTCGGCGCGCTGGCGCTGATGTCGGTCTCGACCGGCATGAGCTACTTCATGACCGCGCCGTGGCAATTGTTCATGAGCTGGGGGCTGTTGTCCGGCATCGGCTCGGGCGCGGTCGCCAACGTGCTCGGCGCCACCATCGTCAACCGCTGGTTCACCACCAATCGCGGCCTCGTCATGGGGCTGCTGACCGCGTCGACCGCGACCGGCACCCTGATCTTCATGCCCGGCCTCGCGGCGCTGGTGGCATGGGGCGGCTGGAAGCCCGTGGTGCTGACGGTCGCCGCCTGCTGCGCGGCGCTGATCCCGCTGGTGTATGTCCTGGTGCCGGAGCGGCCGGCATCGATCGGCCTACGCTCGTTCGGCAGCACGCATGACGATCAGCCGGCGCCGCCGGCCGCGGGCAATCCGTTCACCGCCGCAATCGGCAACCTGGTGCGCGCCGCGCAGACGCGGGCGTTCTGGTTCCTGTTCGCCACCTTCTTCATCTGCGGCTTCACCACCAACGGCCTGGTCGGCACCCATCTGATCGCGTTCTGCGGCGACCACGGGATCGTCGAGGTGCAGGCCGCGAGCCTGCTCGCGCTGATGGGATTCTTCGACCTGTTCGGCACCACGCTGTCGGGCTGGCTCACCGACCGGTTCGATCCGCGCAAGCTGCTGTTCCTTTATTACGGGCTGCGCGGCCTGTCGCTGATCTATCTGCCGTATTCGGATTTCTCGCTGGTCAGCCTTTCCGTGTTTGCGGTGTTCTATGGTCTCGACTGGATCGCGACCGTGCCGCCGACGGTGCGGATCGCCAACGAGGCGTTCGGCGACAAGAACGCGCCTCTGGTGTTCGGCTGGGTGGTCGCCGGCCATCAGTTGGGCGCCGCCTGCGCCGCGTTCTTCGCCGGCTTCATGCGCTCGGCGCAGGGCGACTATTTGCAGGCCTTCATGATCGCGGGCCTGACCGGCATCGTCGCCGCCGTGCTGTCGCTGCTGATCACGCGGCGCCCGGCGCAACCGGTGCTCGCCGCAGCGTGA
- a CDS encoding ABC transporter substrate-binding protein, producing MARTTDRHSHPSRRALMGGALSAGAFVALSPKILCARDLPVIKCATVTPGFTTVFYDVIRDRKLDEKNGFRLGEPVLNASIGTLFNDFVAGSSDVIIASWDPVLTRYQAGVPCQLLCTLMTADMIGIVATKAGPQSITALKGKMIAAPQQSGVYRMTRAIIKELAGEDIETVAQVQNADNPAQGVTLVIADRADAAVAWEPMISSGMRKRKDIDVIFNAGKSFRDKIGSDLPYFCVNVRKEMVASGMAPRFNAAVAECVKIIDTEFDAVATKHAARTMIDADTLKIARESGRFKMSYGAASDPKVQATIITASDMLARLGLLTRKADVGFFAA from the coding sequence ATGGCCAGGACCACTGATCGACATTCGCATCCAAGCCGCCGTGCCCTGATGGGCGGCGCCTTGTCCGCCGGCGCATTCGTGGCGCTAAGCCCGAAGATTCTGTGCGCACGGGATTTGCCGGTGATCAAGTGCGCCACCGTGACGCCCGGATTCACCACGGTGTTCTACGACGTGATCCGCGACCGCAAGCTCGACGAGAAGAACGGCTTCAGACTCGGCGAACCTGTGCTCAACGCCTCGATCGGCACGCTGTTCAACGATTTCGTCGCGGGTTCATCCGATGTTATCATCGCAAGCTGGGATCCCGTTCTGACGCGTTATCAGGCCGGAGTGCCCTGCCAGTTGCTGTGCACGCTGATGACCGCCGACATGATCGGTATCGTCGCCACCAAAGCCGGGCCGCAATCGATCACGGCATTGAAAGGCAAGATGATTGCGGCGCCGCAGCAGTCCGGCGTGTACCGGATGACGCGCGCCATCATCAAGGAACTCGCCGGCGAGGACATTGAGACGGTGGCGCAGGTGCAGAATGCCGACAATCCAGCGCAGGGCGTGACGCTGGTGATTGCCGATCGTGCCGATGCCGCGGTGGCATGGGAGCCGATGATTTCGTCGGGAATGCGGAAGCGCAAGGACATCGACGTCATCTTCAACGCAGGCAAATCCTTCCGCGACAAAATCGGGTCCGATCTGCCGTATTTTTGCGTCAACGTGCGCAAGGAAATGGTCGCGTCCGGCATGGCGCCAAGGTTCAATGCCGCCGTCGCCGAATGCGTGAAGATCATCGACACGGAATTCGATGCCGTCGCTACGAAACATGCTGCGCGCACCATGATCGATGCCGATACGCTGAAAATCGCGCGCGAGTCTGGCCGCTTCAAGATGTCCTACGGCGCGGCGAGCGATCCCAAGGTGCAGGCCACCATCATCACCGCATCGGACATGCTGGCTCGCCTGGGCTTACTGACACGCAAGGCCGATGTCGGATTCTTTGCCGCCTGA